The genomic stretch GATCAGCTTCGGCTACTGGCTGCAAGCCCGAATGTTTGCCACTGAAAGCGGGCGAAACACCTACCGTGATTTTCAATTTGCGGTGGAGGAAATGAATGCAACAGGTGTGGAGTATGTTCGCGGGATGCCTGCTGTCAAAGTATTCGGTATTAAAGCGGACAGCTTTCTGACCTTCAGGTATGCAGTCGAGCGCTATCGGGATATATCGCTTCGGATAACCGACCTTTACAGAAGGCCATACGGTCTGTTTTTTCTAGTGGTTAGCTCGCTGTTCACATTCATCATTCCAGCAGGGCTAGCGCTTGCTTCCAATACGCCTGGCAATCTGGCGTTTACGGTTACCTTTGTACTGTTTCTGCTTATTACTCCAGGAATGGCAGTACCGCTGCTGAAGCTGATGCAAGCTGGGAGTGGCTTGCGGGAAATTGTGGAGGGCTACAAGCGGATTGAGACTGTGCTTGAGGAAGGGATTGTCGAAGAGCCTGCTGTTCCGAAAGACCCATCTTTCTATGACATTGCGTTTGAGCAGCTTTCCTTCGCCTATGAGAGGAGCGACAGCAAACATTACAAGCCTGTTCTCAAGGATATCCGTTTTGTGGCCAAGGCTGGTGAGATGACGGCACTTGTTGGTCCTTCGGGCGGCGGAAAATCTACAATTGCCCAATTGCTGCTGCGGTTTTGGGAGATCAATGAAGGTCGTATTACGATTGGCGGCGTTCCGATCCAAGAGATCGGAACGGAGAAGCTGATGGACCTCGTATCGTTTGTTTTTCAGGATGTGCATCTCTTCTACGATACAATCGAAGCCAATATCCGAATGGGCAATAGGACGGCTTCCAAGGAAGCTGTTAGAAAAGCTGCGACAATGGCTCGTTGTCATGAATTTATTGAGCAGCTTCCGCAAGGCTATGACACCATGATCGGGGAGGGAGGCACTTATCTGTCAGGCGGCGAAGCCCAGCGGGTATCTATCGCTCGGGCATTGCTCAAGGATGCTCCGATTTTAGTGCTGGATGAGGCAACCGCCTATGCGGATGCCGAAAATGAGTACCTAATTCAGCAGGCGTTGGCTAAGCTGGTGCAGGGGAAAACAGTGCTTATTATTGCTCATCGGCTATCTTCCATACGGGCGGCAGAACAGATTCTGGTTATTCGACAAGGAGAAATTGTAGAGCGTGGCACTCATGACGAGCTTCGGGCATTACAGGGACTATATGAGCAGATGTGGAAATCCCATATAAGTGCTGCTTCTTGGAAGCTTGGGGCGGGACGGCCAACAGCCAGGGGCTCAGCAACTGCAGAAGCTGCCGGAACAACCGTAATGGCTGATATAGCTGGAGCTGCTTCTGCATCATCCAAAGATACTGTTGCGGATATACATCACGCTTCTGATGGAAGGAGGGGGAAGCCATGAAACATTATCTGACGAATCTGTCAGGTGGAAATCCTCGTACCCTTATCCCTTCGGCACTTGCCGCTATGTTGGATGGCGTGGTCAAGATCGTCCCCGCTGCTCTGCTGGCCGATCTATTTCATACGATGTATACCTTCTATACGGAGCCGGGTACTGCGTGGAATACCTGGCGGCTCTGGATGGTGGCGGCTGTACTGATTATTTGGCTGCCTGTCTCATACGCGGCATATTCATTGCTGTACAACAAAGCTTATAGAGCGGCGTATAGCCTAGCTGCTGCGGGTCGGATGAGTTTGGCTGAACATTTGCGCCGTCTCCCGTTAGGTTATTTCGGTAAGCGTGATCCGGCGGATATGACTAACCTGCTATTAAGCGATTATGCTCAAGTCGAGCATACGATATCGCATAATGTGCCCCAGTTAATCAGTGCAGTGATGCTGCCTTTGCTGGCGTTTGGCGGCTTGCTGCTGTTGGATTGGCGGATGGCACTGGCGATGTTCGTGGCAGTGCCAGCAGGCCTGCTGCTGCTTTGGCTGACGGACGCGCTGCAGGTGCGCTTGAGCGAAGGGCACATCCGGGCCAAGAATGAAGCCGCCAACCGACTGCAGGAATATTTGAGCGGCATTCAAGAAATCAAAGCCCATAACATGGGGGGCAAGCGATTCGAACGTTTGCGTCTTGCCTTTGACGAGCTGAGGCAGGCTTCCATTCGGCTTGAAGGGTTAATGGGCCCACTCATTTTGGGAGCGACGCTGCTGACCCGCTCGGGCATGACGATCATGATTGCAGCAGGGAGCAGTTGGCTTGCCGGAGGGACGCTTTCTTTGACCGTCTTTCTGCTGTTCTTACTTGTGGGCACCCGTATCTTCGACCCGCTGACCGCCGTATTGATGAACTATGGGGAGATTCGCTATTCCGCTTACAGTGCCCAGCGCATTATGGATATTCGGCGGGAGCAGCCGATGCCGGGAACGGGAAGTATTGACGAGAATGGCGCGATTGTATTCGACCAGATTACCTTCGGTTATCGGCCAGAAGCACCTGTTCTGAAGGAGCTGTCATTTACGATTCCGCCGCAGAGCATTACAGCCTTAGTGGGCCCGTCAGGCAGTGGGAAGAGCACAGTTTTGCGCTTGCTCGCTCGCTTCTGGGACGTCCAGCAAGGTGCTATCCGCATTGGGGAGCAGACACTAGAACAGGCCGATACGGAGCAGCTGTTATCGCATATGTCGATGGTCTTTCAGGATGTATACCTCTTTCAAGATACCATTGGAAATAATATCCGTATCGGCAAGCTGGATGCAACGCAAGCAGAGATTGAGGAGGCGGCCAGACGTGCCTGTTGCCATGAGTTTATTTCTAGGCTGCCTCAAGGGTATGACACCCCGGTAGGCGAGGGCGGCTCCACATTGTCCGGCGGTGAGAAGCAGCGTATCTCCATTGCCCGCGCACTGCTCAAGAATGCATCGATCATTCTACTCGACGAAGCAACGGCTTCGCTTGATCCGGAAAATGAAGCTGAGGTTCAGCAGGCCATCAATGAGTTGGTCGCAAGCAAGACGGTCATTATGATCGCCCACCGTCTGATGACCATTCAGCATGCGGACAAAATTCTGTTTCTCGAGCAGGGCAGGCTTGTAGAAGAAGGCACGCATGACGAGTTATGCTCACAGGCTGGACGCTATGCTAGCTTATGGAGATTACAGCAGGAAGCTGCAGGCTGGCAGCTCAAATAACAAAAATTCGAAATTTTTTAATAGGGGAAGCTCGCTAATTGTCCTTGTGGCAGCTTGCGGGCTTCTTCAATTTTGTTCCAACAGCTTGCACGTACTTTCCTTACCTATCATTAGGCTAAGAATGGCATTGAAAGTTTAAAAATGCTCACTATATAACGGATTACATATATTGTAAGGTATTACTGAATCATGAATTTTACATTTTTCCCATTCCAAATGCTGAGGGGTGATGATTGAATCGTCTTAGCTGTATGGTTGCCGGGATGCAACCCGAATTTATTTAATGGGGAGGTAACACTTATGAGAAAAAAGCTTTCGAGTCTGTTCTTGTCAGGAACCATGCTGATATCCGTTTTCTTTTTCACTTCCTCTTCTTCCACTGCCGATACACCTGTCTTGTCTGGCAATCCTATTTTCACTAGCATTTTCACAGCCGATCCTTCTGCTCATGTTTGGAATGACGGACGTATCTATGTTTACGCGTCACATGATATATTTCCTTCCAGGGGCAGCGATTTAATGGATAAATACCATGTTTTCTCGTCGGATAATATGGTGGACTGGGTGGATGAAGGAGAAATTCTAAGTTCTGATGATGTGTCGTGGGGTCGACCGGAGGGCGGTTTTATGTGGGCCCCAGATGCCGCTTTCAAGGATGGAACTTACTATTTCTATTTTCCTCATCCTAGCGATACGAATTGGAACGATTCATGGAAAATCGGTGTAGCAACAAGTGATAAGCCTACTGCGGATTTCACCGTCCAAGGCTATATAGAGGGGCTTCCAGGCAGTAATTTGATAGATCCCAGTGTATTTCGCGATGACGATGGTACCTATTACCTTTATGCGGGTGGTGGAGGTACGAGCTACGGTGTCAAGCTGGGTAGCGACATGATGTCATTAGACGGACCGATCAAGCAGTTCACTGAGCTGCAGGATTTCCATGAGGCCACTTGGGTCTTTAAGCGGGGAAGCCTGTATTACTTAATGTATTCGGACAATAATCCAGGTGGGAACCAGATGCGGTATGCAACCAGCAATAATCCGCTTGGACCGTGGGTAAATCGAGGCGTAATTCTGGATCCGGTAAACAATAGCGAAACGTCGCATGGGTCTATCGTGGAATATAAGGGCAACTGGTATATGTTTTACCATAACGGAGAAATTTCCTCCAACGGTACGCTGCGTTCCGTCTGCGTGGATCAGTTAAACTTCAATTCGGATGGGACGATTCAAAAGGTCGTACAGACGTCTGGGGGTGTCCCGGCTGTCGGACCGCGTTCCCATGCTACAGAGATCAAATATTATGATCTGATTAATGAGAGCTTTGATGAATATACCCAGAAAACAGAATATACGATGAATGGCAGCAACGTATCTATTGGAGGAGGGGCGACCCGTTCGGGTGGTACGGTTGAAAATATGCATACCCAAGGCTCCTACATTCAGTTGAATGGCATCAACGGAGGCACAGGTGGCAAGGCACTCCTTACTGTGCTTTATGCATCTGGCGACAGCGGTACAGCCTTTAAGGTGGACGCTAGCGGTGATACGGCAGGAGATGGTTATTTTCTTTCCTTGCCTGGCACCGGAGGGTGGGGCAACAACACGGGCCGAAGCAACCGTCTAATTGATTTGAACGCAGGCACGAATAACGTGATCAGGCTCGGCGGCGGAATGGGCGGAGCCAACGTAACTGGAGTCAGTGTATCGTTGGTCCCAACAACTAGTACAGTTACGGAATATGCGCTGAACGGAAGCAATGTGTCTGTTGGGGGTGGCGCGACTAAGTCAGGCGGAACGGTTGAAAATATGCATATTCCGGGTTCCTATTTCGAGCTGTCTGGCGTCAACGGCGGCTCTGGCGGCCAGGTGACTCTTACCGTGCTTTACGCTTCCGCGGACAACGCCGCAACTTTTAGAGTAAACAGCAGCGGTGATCAGTCGGGGAACGGGTACTCTATTTCCCTGCCTGGCACAGGGGGCTGGAGTACTTTTACTGGCCAGGTTAGCCGGCAAATTGCTTTGAACCCAGGTGCCAATAACGTGATTCGAATGAATGGTGGAATGGGAGGAGCCAACGTAAGCCGCATCATCGTATCGTCGACTCCTTAAAGCTCAGCAACAGAACTAGGTCGGCCGCGAATGAATCGGGGCCGGCCTTAGGTTGATAGGATGGTTTTAACTCCTGCAGCCTTTATCGGATTATTGGAATGTCATCTAGGAGGGAGGGGCATTGATGCCGCTGATTCAAGTGGAAAATTTACGTAAGGAATTTAAACGACAGAAGAGGAAAGACGGGTTCTGGCCATTGATGAAAAGTCTCGTGTACCGGGAATACGAGCAGAAGGTCGCGGTCGAGGACATTTCGTTTACGATTGATCAAGGTGAGATTGTCGGTTACATCGGGCCCAATGGAGCGGGAAAATCGACGACGATCAAAATGATGGTAGGCATCCTCGTGCCAACCAGCGGCGACGTGCATGTGAAAGGGCTTGTGCCTTTCGAGAATCGTATCGAGAATGCACGGAGAATCGGAGCTGTATTCGGCCAAAAAAGCCAGTTATGGTGGGATACGCCGGTCATCGAATCGTTGCGGCTCACGAAGTATATGTATGATATACCAGAGGATCGCTATCTTCAAAATATGGCGCTGTTCGGCGATATTCTTGGACTAGACGAATTCAAAAATGTTGCCGTCCGCTCGCTAAGCCTCGGCCAACGGATGCGTGCAGACCTTTGCGCGGCACTGCTGCATGATCCGGAAATCGTATATCTCGACGAACCCACAATTGGACTTGATGTCGTGGTGAAAGAGCGAATCCGCGAATTCATCCGTGAGATTAATCGGGAAAGAGGAACGACGGTCATACTGACGACGCATGACATGTCCGACATTGAGAAGCTATGCAGTCGCGTGATGGTCGTCGATCACGGCAGGCTTATGTATGACGGAAATCTGAATACGCTGAAGAACGATTACGGTAATATGGAGACCATGGAGCTGGATACGGAGGAGGACTTTGTCATGGACGATGCGCTTCTGCGCATGG from Paenibacillus sp. FSL H8-0548 encodes the following:
- a CDS encoding ABC transporter ATP-binding protein, with product MDLKSELSGLLQVTAEKKGLLSVAVIFSTISSLLQVAPFVAVYQIVQELFLHANDQAGIDKSLIMYWGLAALAALIGALITLYIGGMCSHIAAFDILYRLRVRLADHVAKVPMGYHTRTATGELKKIIEVSVEKIEKFIAHQLPDTVSAVMIPLLLLGYLFWLDWRMALVLLVPISFGYWLQARMFATESGRNTYRDFQFAVEEMNATGVEYVRGMPAVKVFGIKADSFLTFRYAVERYRDISLRITDLYRRPYGLFFLVVSSLFTFIIPAGLALASNTPGNLAFTVTFVLFLLITPGMAVPLLKLMQAGSGLREIVEGYKRIETVLEEGIVEEPAVPKDPSFYDIAFEQLSFAYERSDSKHYKPVLKDIRFVAKAGEMTALVGPSGGGKSTIAQLLLRFWEINEGRITIGGVPIQEIGTEKLMDLVSFVFQDVHLFYDTIEANIRMGNRTASKEAVRKAATMARCHEFIEQLPQGYDTMIGEGGTYLSGGEAQRVSIARALLKDAPILVLDEATAYADAENEYLIQQALAKLVQGKTVLIIAHRLSSIRAAEQILVIRQGEIVERGTHDELRALQGLYEQMWKSHISAASWKLGAGRPTARGSATAEAAGTTVMADIAGAASASSKDTVADIHHASDGRRGKP
- a CDS encoding ABC transporter ATP-binding protein, whose translation is MKHYLTNLSGGNPRTLIPSALAAMLDGVVKIVPAALLADLFHTMYTFYTEPGTAWNTWRLWMVAAVLIIWLPVSYAAYSLLYNKAYRAAYSLAAAGRMSLAEHLRRLPLGYFGKRDPADMTNLLLSDYAQVEHTISHNVPQLISAVMLPLLAFGGLLLLDWRMALAMFVAVPAGLLLLWLTDALQVRLSEGHIRAKNEAANRLQEYLSGIQEIKAHNMGGKRFERLRLAFDELRQASIRLEGLMGPLILGATLLTRSGMTIMIAAGSSWLAGGTLSLTVFLLFLLVGTRIFDPLTAVLMNYGEIRYSAYSAQRIMDIRREQPMPGTGSIDENGAIVFDQITFGYRPEAPVLKELSFTIPPQSITALVGPSGSGKSTVLRLLARFWDVQQGAIRIGEQTLEQADTEQLLSHMSMVFQDVYLFQDTIGNNIRIGKLDATQAEIEEAARRACCHEFISRLPQGYDTPVGEGGSTLSGGEKQRISIARALLKNASIILLDEATASLDPENEAEVQQAINELVASKTVIMIAHRLMTIQHADKILFLEQGRLVEEGTHDELCSQAGRYASLWRLQQEAAGWQLK
- a CDS encoding family 43 glycosylhydrolase; translation: MLISVFFFTSSSSTADTPVLSGNPIFTSIFTADPSAHVWNDGRIYVYASHDIFPSRGSDLMDKYHVFSSDNMVDWVDEGEILSSDDVSWGRPEGGFMWAPDAAFKDGTYYFYFPHPSDTNWNDSWKIGVATSDKPTADFTVQGYIEGLPGSNLIDPSVFRDDDGTYYLYAGGGGTSYGVKLGSDMMSLDGPIKQFTELQDFHEATWVFKRGSLYYLMYSDNNPGGNQMRYATSNNPLGPWVNRGVILDPVNNSETSHGSIVEYKGNWYMFYHNGEISSNGTLRSVCVDQLNFNSDGTIQKVVQTSGGVPAVGPRSHATEIKYYDLINESFDEYTQKTEYTMNGSNVSIGGGATRSGGTVENMHTQGSYIQLNGINGGTGGKALLTVLYASGDSGTAFKVDASGDTAGDGYFLSLPGTGGWGNNTGRSNRLIDLNAGTNNVIRLGGGMGGANVTGVSVSLVPTTSTVTEYALNGSNVSVGGGATKSGGTVENMHIPGSYFELSGVNGGSGGQVTLTVLYASADNAATFRVNSSGDQSGNGYSISLPGTGGWSTFTGQVSRQIALNPGANNVIRMNGGMGGANVSRIIVSSTP
- a CDS encoding ATP-binding cassette domain-containing protein, whose product is MPLIQVENLRKEFKRQKRKDGFWPLMKSLVYREYEQKVAVEDISFTIDQGEIVGYIGPNGAGKSTTIKMMVGILVPTSGDVHVKGLVPFENRIENARRIGAVFGQKSQLWWDTPVIESLRLTKYMYDIPEDRYLQNMALFGDILGLDEFKNVAVRSLSLGQRMRADLCAALLHDPEIVYLDEPTIGLDVVVKERIREFIREINRERGTTVILTTHDMSDIEKLCSRVMVVDHGRLMYDGNLNTLKNDYGNMETMELDTEEDFVMDDALLRMGISFSRTEDARSQLVYDKKNINSSVVIKWIMDRYSVRDFKVKETEIEEIIRNLYAGFSQEDRQRQEVII